One Bufo gargarizans isolate SCDJY-AF-19 chromosome 4, ASM1485885v1, whole genome shotgun sequence DNA window includes the following coding sequences:
- the LOC122935655 gene encoding uncharacterized protein LOC122935655 yields MANLLIDSFTNGFFIPEFVGPGCILVENALSVKQNIDIVKEKIESEILAGRIAGPFDSPPFLNFRISPLALVPKKEPNSFRLIHNLSYPKFSSLNDEMEKNKASVKYSSFDQALSFLQKAGRNSLLAKADIKSAFRLLPINPIGYNSLGFYFLDKFFYDMALPMGFTLSCFYFEAFSTFLHWVMDIHSGSGFLLHYLDDFLFIGREDSDDCMNLLNRFIGIAKYFCIPLAVDKTVYPTTNLKFLGIDINTVTMEFSIPMEKIQNTVQQLTRISGKEKITLKQLQSLLGSLNFISRVIPMGRVFSKRLYAATSGPSKVVWIFGDELIQLAERRSAFRHSTVNLGYSAEFSINWFSFADLKISDIFKNVSLIYSKMSKPDLFILHIGSFDLGKIKTHLLIYELKELLCKICYLLDGVVLVFSDIIPKFSWFNSELSFLETIRKRINKKMEIYLKEIGHGNYRHVELEGFVRGLYQEKDDQLSDIGCDIFISDLQNIIDNGFY; encoded by the exons ATGGCTAATTTATTAATTGACAGTTTTACCAATGGGTTTTTCATACCTGAATTTGTGGGTCCAGGTTGCATTCTAGTTGAAAATGCGTtatctgtaaaacaaaatattgacattgttaaagaaaaaattgaatcTGAAATTTTGGCAGGTAGGATTGCTGGTCCCTTTGATTCTCCCCCCTTCTTGAATTTTCGTATATCTCCTTTAGCTTTAGTTCCTAAAAAAGAACCAAATTCTTTTCGTCTTATTCACAATTTATCTTATCCTAAATTCAGTTCCTTAAAcgatgagatggaaaaaaataaagccagTGTGAAATACTCCTCATTTGATCAAGCTTTGTCTTTTTTACAAAAAGCAGGCCGCAATTCTCTTCTTGCCAAAGCTGACATTAAATCTGCTTTCAGACTACTACCTATAAACCCCATCGGTTATAATTCTTTGGGTTTTTATTTTCTCGATAAATTCTTTTATGATATGGCCCTTCCCATGGGATTCACCCTATCTTGCTTTTATTTTGAGGCGTTTTCAACTTTTCTACACTGGGTTATGGATATTCACTCAGGTAGTGGATTTTTACTACATTATCtcgatgactttttatttataggtcGTGAAGATTCGGATGATTGTATGAATCTTCTGAATAGATTCATTGGTATAGCTAAATATTTCTGCATTCCATTAGCTGTAGATAAAACTGTCTATCCTACTACGAATCTCAAGTTTTTGGGCATAGATATAAATACAGTAACAATGGAATTTAGCATACCAATGGAAAAAATCCAGAATACTGTTCAACAATTAACTCGCATAtccggaaaagaaaaaattacGCTTAAACAACTTCAGTCTCTTTTAGGTTCTCTTAATTTTATTTCTCGTGTGATTCCCATGGGAAGGGTCTTTTCTAAAAGATTGTATGCTGCCACATCAG GACCTTCAAAAGTTGTATGGATTTTTGGGGATGAACTGATTCAATTGGCTGAGAGAAGATCTGCTTTTAGACATTCTACTGTTAATTTAGGTTATTCAGCAGAATTTTCCATAAACTGGTTTTCCTTTGCTGACCTTAAAATTTCTGATATCTTCAAGAATGTCAGCCTTATATATTCAAAAATGTCGAAACCTGACctgtttattttacatattggctcgtttgatttgggaaaaatcaaaacgcATTTGTTAATTTATGAATTAAAAGAATTGTTATGTAAAATATGCTACTTACTTGATGGTGTTGTACTCGTATTTTCTGACATCATCCCAAAATTTTCTTGGTTCAATTCTGAGTTATCCTTTCTGGAAACAATTAggaaaagaattaataaaaaaatggagatttatttGAAGGAAATTGGTCATGGCAATTACAGACATGTTGAATTAGAAGGATTCGTTAGAGGACTTTACCAAGAAAAGGATGATCAGCTTTCTGATATTGGATGTGATATATTCATTTCAGATTTGCAGAACATAATTGATAATGGTTTTTATTAA